The following are encoded in a window of Haliotis asinina isolate JCU_RB_2024 chromosome 14, JCU_Hal_asi_v2, whole genome shotgun sequence genomic DNA:
- the LOC137261336 gene encoding myosin light chain kinase, smooth muscle-like isoform X2, protein MDDLPETLRCAMENRGRMSKVHVDESEPTGGDEFPFEVQEVQIRKDKWVTDEYHIDMVLGKGKFGEVKKCREKRSGRMLAAKFIDVTCASDRKDIANEVDIMKSLQHPRLLQLYAAFENKTSFCLVLELINGGELFDRVINDDFILTEKACVMFLRQICEGVGFMHSKNILHLDMKPENILCLTREGNRIKIIDFGLARKFSPKEDLRVLFGTPEFVAPEVVNFDPINYATDMWSIGVICYVLLSGLSPFMGDTEAETLVNVTTAQWDFNAEEFDSISKEAKDFISKLLIKDRRKRMSAAECLEHQWLRRSVKRESHIPERSLSKKRLRKFVYRRKWQKAINAMLALRRMGVTLT, encoded by the exons GTGATGAATTTCCGTTTGAAGTTCAAGAAGTTCAAATTAGAAAAGACAAATGGGTCACAGATGAATATCATATCGACATGGTCTTAGGAAA GGGCAAGTTTGGCGAGGTGAAGAAATGTCGTGAGAAGCGTTCGGGTCGGATGTTGGCAGCGAAGTTCATCGACGTCACCTGCGCATCAGACAGGAAGGACATCGCTAACGAGGTGGACATTATGAAGTCCCTGCAACATCCTCGACTACTTCAGCTGTATGCTGCGTTTGAAAACAAGACTTCCTTCTGTCTCGTACTTGAACT CATCAACGGCGGTGAATTGTTTGATCGCGTCATCAACGACGACTTTATCCTGACCGAGAAAGCCTGTGTCATGTTCCTCCGACAGATCTGCGAGGGAGTCGGTTTCATGCATTCAAAGAACATACTCCATCTAGATATGAAG CCTGAAAACATCCTTTGTCTGACACGAGAGGGAAACAGAATCAAAATCATTGACTTTGGTCTGGCCCGGAAGTTCTCTCCCAAGGAGGATCTTCGGGTGTTGTTTGGAACACCTGAGTTCGTCGCGCCGGAAGTTGTAAATTTCGACCCTATCAACTATGCAACAGATATGTGGAGCATTGGTGTCATATGTTATGTCTT GTTATcggggttatctccctttatgggTGACACCGAGGCCGAGACTCTAGTCAACGTGACCACAGCTCAATGGGACTTCAATGCCGAAGAGTTCGACAGTATATCCAAAGAGGCTAAAGACTTTATATCGAAACTCCTTATAAAAGATCGAAG AAAACGAATGTCGGCAGCAGAATGTCTTGAGCACCAGTGGCTAAGA AGGTCGGTAAAGCGTGAAAGTCATATTCCCGAGAGATCTCTATCGAAGAAACGTTTGCGCAAATTCGTGTACAGGCGGAAGTGGCAGAAGGCAATAAACGCCATGTTGGCTCTCAGGAGGATGGGCGTAACACTGACGTAG
- the LOC137261336 gene encoding myosin light chain kinase, smooth muscle-like isoform X3 → MSRCAMENRGRMSKVHVDESEPTGGDEFPFEVQEVQIRKDKWVTDEYHIDMVLGKGKFGEVKKCREKRSGRMLAAKFIDVTCASDRKDIANEVDIMKSLQHPRLLQLYAAFENKTSFCLVLELINGGELFDRVINDDFILTEKACVMFLRQICEGVGFMHSKNILHLDMKPENILCLTREGNRIKIIDFGLARKFSPKEDLRVLFGTPEFVAPEVVNFDPINYATDMWSIGVICYVLLSGLSPFMGDTEAETLVNVTTAQWDFNAEEFDSISKEAKDFISKLLIKDRRKRMSAAECLEHQWLRRSVKRESHIPERSLSKKRLRKFVYRRKWQKAINAMLALRRMGVTLT, encoded by the exons GTGATGAATTTCCGTTTGAAGTTCAAGAAGTTCAAATTAGAAAAGACAAATGGGTCACAGATGAATATCATATCGACATGGTCTTAGGAAA GGGCAAGTTTGGCGAGGTGAAGAAATGTCGTGAGAAGCGTTCGGGTCGGATGTTGGCAGCGAAGTTCATCGACGTCACCTGCGCATCAGACAGGAAGGACATCGCTAACGAGGTGGACATTATGAAGTCCCTGCAACATCCTCGACTACTTCAGCTGTATGCTGCGTTTGAAAACAAGACTTCCTTCTGTCTCGTACTTGAACT CATCAACGGCGGTGAATTGTTTGATCGCGTCATCAACGACGACTTTATCCTGACCGAGAAAGCCTGTGTCATGTTCCTCCGACAGATCTGCGAGGGAGTCGGTTTCATGCATTCAAAGAACATACTCCATCTAGATATGAAG CCTGAAAACATCCTTTGTCTGACACGAGAGGGAAACAGAATCAAAATCATTGACTTTGGTCTGGCCCGGAAGTTCTCTCCCAAGGAGGATCTTCGGGTGTTGTTTGGAACACCTGAGTTCGTCGCGCCGGAAGTTGTAAATTTCGACCCTATCAACTATGCAACAGATATGTGGAGCATTGGTGTCATATGTTATGTCTT GTTATcggggttatctccctttatgggTGACACCGAGGCCGAGACTCTAGTCAACGTGACCACAGCTCAATGGGACTTCAATGCCGAAGAGTTCGACAGTATATCCAAAGAGGCTAAAGACTTTATATCGAAACTCCTTATAAAAGATCGAAG AAAACGAATGTCGGCAGCAGAATGTCTTGAGCACCAGTGGCTAAGA AGGTCGGTAAAGCGTGAAAGTCATATTCCCGAGAGATCTCTATCGAAGAAACGTTTGCGCAAATTCGTGTACAGGCGGAAGTGGCAGAAGGCAATAAACGCCATGTTGGCTCTCAGGAGGATGGGCGTAACACTGACGTAG
- the LOC137261336 gene encoding myosin light chain kinase, smooth muscle-like isoform X4, translated as MENRGRMSKVHVDESEPTGGDEFPFEVQEVQIRKDKWVTDEYHIDMVLGKGKFGEVKKCREKRSGRMLAAKFIDVTCASDRKDIANEVDIMKSLQHPRLLQLYAAFENKTSFCLVLELINGGELFDRVINDDFILTEKACVMFLRQICEGVGFMHSKNILHLDMKPENILCLTREGNRIKIIDFGLARKFSPKEDLRVLFGTPEFVAPEVVNFDPINYATDMWSIGVICYVLLSGLSPFMGDTEAETLVNVTTAQWDFNAEEFDSISKEAKDFISKLLIKDRRKRMSAAECLEHQWLRRSVKRESHIPERSLSKKRLRKFVYRRKWQKAINAMLALRRMGVTLT; from the exons GTGATGAATTTCCGTTTGAAGTTCAAGAAGTTCAAATTAGAAAAGACAAATGGGTCACAGATGAATATCATATCGACATGGTCTTAGGAAA GGGCAAGTTTGGCGAGGTGAAGAAATGTCGTGAGAAGCGTTCGGGTCGGATGTTGGCAGCGAAGTTCATCGACGTCACCTGCGCATCAGACAGGAAGGACATCGCTAACGAGGTGGACATTATGAAGTCCCTGCAACATCCTCGACTACTTCAGCTGTATGCTGCGTTTGAAAACAAGACTTCCTTCTGTCTCGTACTTGAACT CATCAACGGCGGTGAATTGTTTGATCGCGTCATCAACGACGACTTTATCCTGACCGAGAAAGCCTGTGTCATGTTCCTCCGACAGATCTGCGAGGGAGTCGGTTTCATGCATTCAAAGAACATACTCCATCTAGATATGAAG CCTGAAAACATCCTTTGTCTGACACGAGAGGGAAACAGAATCAAAATCATTGACTTTGGTCTGGCCCGGAAGTTCTCTCCCAAGGAGGATCTTCGGGTGTTGTTTGGAACACCTGAGTTCGTCGCGCCGGAAGTTGTAAATTTCGACCCTATCAACTATGCAACAGATATGTGGAGCATTGGTGTCATATGTTATGTCTT GTTATcggggttatctccctttatgggTGACACCGAGGCCGAGACTCTAGTCAACGTGACCACAGCTCAATGGGACTTCAATGCCGAAGAGTTCGACAGTATATCCAAAGAGGCTAAAGACTTTATATCGAAACTCCTTATAAAAGATCGAAG AAAACGAATGTCGGCAGCAGAATGTCTTGAGCACCAGTGGCTAAGA AGGTCGGTAAAGCGTGAAAGTCATATTCCCGAGAGATCTCTATCGAAGAAACGTTTGCGCAAATTCGTGTACAGGCGGAAGTGGCAGAAGGCAATAAACGCCATGTTGGCTCTCAGGAGGATGGGCGTAACACTGACGTAG